The Aureimonas mangrovi genome includes a region encoding these proteins:
- the urtD gene encoding urea ABC transporter ATP-binding protein UrtD, whose amino-acid sequence MAQKRESEVSAGSSGRRGDTLLYLNGVSKAFDGFKAINDLSLVVARGEMRAIIGPNGAGKTTMMDIVTGKTRPDAGEVFFRGDIDLTRHDEAEIATMGIGRKFQKPTVFENHTVRDNLKLALAGSRGVFPALFHKGRAEERARIGDILELTRLADRRDAPAAGLSHGQKQWLEIGMLLAQDPELLLVDEPVAGMTDAETEETARLLKDIARDHSVIVVEHDMHFVRELGVKVTCLHEGHVLAEGPLDQVSANPRVIEVYLGR is encoded by the coding sequence ATGGCGCAGAAGCGCGAGAGCGAAGTCTCCGCCGGCAGCAGCGGCCGGCGCGGCGATACGCTGCTCTATCTGAACGGCGTCTCGAAGGCCTTCGACGGTTTCAAGGCGATCAACGATCTATCGCTCGTCGTCGCCAGGGGTGAGATGCGCGCGATCATCGGCCCGAACGGCGCCGGCAAGACAACGATGATGGACATTGTCACCGGCAAGACTCGGCCCGACGCGGGCGAGGTGTTCTTCCGGGGAGACATCGACCTGACGCGCCACGACGAGGCCGAGATCGCCACGATGGGCATCGGTCGCAAGTTCCAGAAGCCGACCGTCTTCGAGAACCACACCGTGCGCGACAATCTGAAGCTCGCGCTCGCCGGATCGCGCGGCGTTTTCCCGGCGCTCTTCCACAAGGGACGTGCCGAAGAACGCGCCCGCATCGGCGACATTCTCGAACTGACCCGCCTTGCCGATCGCCGCGACGCGCCGGCCGCCGGGCTCTCGCACGGCCAGAAGCAGTGGCTGGAGATCGGCATGCTGCTGGCACAGGACCCCGAACTCCTGCTCGTGGACGAGCCGGTGGCGGGTATGACGGACGCCGAGACGGAGGAAACAGCGCGGCTCCTGAAGGACATCGCGCGCGACCATTCGGTCATCGTCGTCGAGCACGATATGCACTTCGTGCGCGAACTGGGCGTGAAGGTCACGTGCCTGCACGAGGGCCATGTCCTCGCCGAGGGCCCGCTCGATCAGGTCTCCGCGAACCCGCGCGTCATCGAAGTCTATCTGGGACGCTGA
- the urtA gene encoding urea ABC transporter substrate-binding protein: protein MKLFTTAGLVGGLFAATMLSGAALAQDAPSGEPIKVGILHSLSGTMAISETTLKDVMEMLIADQNEKGGLLGRPLEAVVVDPASDWPRFAEQARQLLAEDQVDAVFGAWTSVSRKSVLPVFEELNGILFYPVQYEGEESSRNIFYTGAAPNQQAIPAVDYLAEEEGVERWVLAGTDYVYPRTTNRILETYLKEELGVAEEDILINYTPFGHSDWQSIVSEIQTFGSSGKRTAVVSTINGDANVPFYRELANQGVSAEDIPVIAFSVGEEELAGIDTGPLVGHLAAWNYFMSVDTDENLDFIDKWHAFIGDEDRVTNDPMEAHYIGFNMWVKAVEKAGTTDTDAVIDAMIGVSVPNLTGGFSAMMPNHHITKPVLIGEIQDDGQFETVWETPGTVVAQEWSPYLEGSRDLIADWRAPLSCGNFNVVTGQCGGQGAEAAEEAPAEEAAN, encoded by the coding sequence ATGAAACTCTTCACCACAGCGGGCCTCGTCGGCGGGCTCTTCGCCGCCACGATGCTGTCGGGCGCGGCGCTCGCGCAGGACGCGCCCTCCGGCGAGCCGATCAAGGTCGGCATCCTCCATTCGCTCTCGGGCACGATGGCGATCTCCGAGACGACGCTGAAGGACGTCATGGAGATGCTCATCGCCGACCAGAACGAGAAGGGCGGCCTCCTCGGCCGGCCTCTCGAGGCCGTCGTCGTCGATCCGGCTTCCGACTGGCCGCGCTTTGCCGAGCAGGCGCGCCAGCTTCTGGCCGAGGATCAGGTGGACGCCGTCTTCGGCGCCTGGACGAGCGTGTCGCGCAAGTCCGTTCTGCCGGTCTTCGAGGAGCTGAACGGCATCCTCTTCTACCCCGTGCAGTACGAGGGCGAGGAATCCTCGCGCAACATCTTCTACACCGGCGCCGCTCCCAACCAGCAGGCGATCCCGGCGGTGGACTATCTCGCCGAGGAAGAAGGCGTCGAGCGCTGGGTTCTGGCCGGCACCGACTACGTCTACCCGCGCACCACCAACCGCATCCTCGAGACCTACCTCAAGGAAGAGCTCGGCGTCGCGGAAGAGGACATCCTCATCAACTACACGCCGTTCGGCCATTCCGACTGGCAGTCGATCGTCTCTGAGATCCAGACCTTCGGCTCGTCCGGCAAGCGCACGGCCGTGGTCTCCACGATCAACGGCGACGCCAACGTGCCCTTCTACCGCGAACTCGCCAACCAGGGGGTCTCCGCCGAGGACATCCCGGTCATCGCCTTCTCGGTCGGCGAGGAGGAACTGGCCGGCATCGACACGGGCCCTCTGGTCGGGCACCTCGCCGCCTGGAACTACTTCATGAGCGTCGACACCGACGAGAACCTCGACTTCATCGACAAGTGGCATGCCTTCATCGGTGACGAGGATCGCGTGACCAACGACCCGATGGAGGCCCACTACATCGGCTTCAACATGTGGGTTAAGGCAGTCGAGAAGGCCGGCACCACCGACACCGATGCGGTGATCGACGCGATGATCGGCGTCTCCGTGCCGAACCTGACCGGTGGCTTCTCGGCGATGATGCCGAACCACCACATCACCAAGCCCGTGCTGATCGGCGAGATCCAGGACGACGGCCAGTTCGAGACGGTCTGGGAGACGCCCGGCACGGTCGTCGCTCAGGAGTGGTCGCCCTACCTCGAAGGCTCGCGTGACCTGATCGCGGATTGGCGCGCACCTCTCTCCTGCGGCAACTTCAACGTCGTCACCGGCCAATGCGGCGGCCAGGGCGCCGAGGCGGCCGAAGAGGCTCCTGCCGAGGAAGCCGCCAACTGA
- the urtE gene encoding urea ABC transporter ATP-binding subunit UrtE, with amino-acid sequence MLTVKDVDLYYGAAQALRGISIGAAKGEITCVLGRNGVGKTSLMRAIVGQQAVRGGTISLDGVDLKGAAPYRRARAGIGFVPQGREIFPLLTVKENLQTGFAPVRRAERTVPDHVFELFPVLKTMLGRRGGDLSGGQQQQLAIGRALVTRPQLLVLDEPTEGIQPSIIKDIGRAIRYLRDEAGLAILLVEQYLDFCRELADRVYVMDRGRIVFEGVGADLDREDVRRHLTV; translated from the coding sequence ATGCTGACCGTCAAGGACGTCGATCTCTATTACGGCGCCGCGCAGGCCCTGCGCGGCATCTCCATCGGCGCGGCGAAAGGGGAGATAACCTGTGTCCTCGGTCGCAACGGCGTCGGCAAGACCTCGCTGATGCGCGCCATCGTCGGACAACAGGCGGTGCGCGGCGGCACCATCAGTCTAGACGGCGTCGACCTCAAGGGCGCCGCGCCCTACCGGCGCGCGCGCGCCGGCATCGGTTTCGTGCCGCAGGGCCGCGAAATCTTCCCGCTCCTGACTGTGAAGGAAAACCTGCAGACGGGGTTCGCGCCCGTACGCCGCGCGGAACGCACCGTGCCGGACCATGTCTTCGAGCTGTTCCCGGTGCTCAAGACCATGCTCGGGCGGCGTGGCGGCGATCTGTCCGGTGGCCAGCAGCAGCAGCTCGCCATCGGCCGCGCCCTCGTCACGCGCCCGCAACTCCTCGTCCTCGACGAGCCGACCGAGGGCATCCAGCCCTCGATCATCAAGGATATCGGCCGCGCCATACGCTATCTTCGAGACGAGGCCGGGCTCGCGATCCTCCTTGTCGAGCAGTATCTCGACTTCTGCCGCGAGCTCGCGGACCGGGTCTATGTGATGGACCGTGGGCGTATCGTCTTCGAGGGCGTGGGCGCGGATCTCGACCGCGAGGACGTGCGTCGGCACCTGACGGTCTGA
- a CDS encoding PQQ-binding-like beta-propeller repeat protein, with protein MSKTTAVVGVIFAILGLLIGGGGIWLTSVGGSPYYIVAGIAFIGTGALLIQRRPAALALYALFVVGTLIWALWEVGFDWWPLAARGGLIIVLGALLLLPFITRRLGVASVADAMDHRRVHPTATSGTGLALTVSLLLAVAVAAVSWFTDLHRIEGEVRSAGGAAPNERGVPEGEWHAYGRTSDAQRYAPLTQITPDNVSGLEVAWEYNTGDISRPGDPEETTFQATPLKIGDRLYLCTPHQSVIALDAVSGKEIWRYDPQIRGELALQHLTCRGLSYQAPGIERTTQPVALADAAAAAAPAEAPAAPPAPAATPEGQPAAAPTTPAPEAAPAPAAEAEPTTVQPAGSMMTQGMAEASGEGATPSTFSEEETAEGTQPPQEGIVQAGRDQSASFTALSAADQATGTPEQPVANLPQAAQSAQRTTPSCTNGKLFMPTADGRLIALNPDDGSVCADFGGGDGQIDLWANMPYVNVGSYYSTSPVVVTANLVIVGGTVLDNVSTTEPSGVIRAFDVDTGALVWNWDSGNPDDTAPLAPGQTYTPNSPNSWSISSADEDLGLVYVPLGNQPPDQWGGNRSENVERFSSSVVALNLADGTVNWNFQTVHHDLWDYDVPSQPTLVDLTIGGESVPALVQPTKQGEIYVLDRRTGEPILPVTETPAPQGAARGDFTAPTQPVSALSFDPPALREKDMWGATLIDQLACRIAFHSYYYEGRFTPPSEMGSLIYPGNFGVFNWGSVAVDPVRQIAFTTPAYLAFTSKLIPRDNETDLVVNDQPPQGALPALNENFGAPYAAEMGPFTSVLGLPCQSPPWGYVAAADLTTGEIVWMHKNGTVRDASPLPLPFRMGVPSLGGPLMTESGVAFLSGTIDYYVRAYDVTTGEEIWRDRLPAGGQATPMSYTGADGRQYVVVVAGGHGSLGTKRGDSVIAYALPQ; from the coding sequence ATGAGCAAGACGACGGCGGTCGTCGGGGTGATCTTCGCGATCCTCGGCCTTCTGATCGGTGGCGGCGGCATCTGGCTGACGAGCGTCGGTGGCTCCCCTTACTACATCGTGGCCGGCATCGCCTTCATCGGCACGGGCGCGCTGCTCATCCAGCGCCGCCCGGCAGCGCTCGCCCTTTACGCTCTCTTCGTCGTCGGGACGCTCATCTGGGCGCTGTGGGAAGTGGGCTTCGACTGGTGGCCCCTCGCCGCGCGTGGCGGTCTGATCATCGTTCTCGGCGCGCTTCTGCTTCTGCCATTCATCACCCGCCGGCTCGGCGTCGCCTCGGTCGCGGATGCGATGGACCATCGCCGCGTCCACCCGACCGCGACGAGCGGGACAGGCCTTGCTCTGACCGTCTCACTGCTTCTGGCCGTAGCCGTCGCGGCGGTGAGCTGGTTCACCGATCTTCACCGCATCGAGGGCGAGGTGCGTAGCGCCGGCGGCGCCGCGCCGAACGAGCGCGGCGTGCCGGAGGGCGAGTGGCACGCCTATGGCCGCACCTCGGACGCGCAGCGCTATGCGCCGCTGACGCAGATCACGCCCGACAACGTCTCCGGTCTCGAAGTCGCCTGGGAGTACAACACCGGCGACATCTCGCGCCCCGGCGACCCGGAGGAGACGACCTTCCAGGCGACGCCCCTCAAGATCGGCGACCGTCTGTATCTCTGCACGCCGCACCAGAGCGTCATCGCGCTCGATGCGGTGAGCGGCAAGGAGATCTGGCGCTATGATCCGCAGATCCGCGGCGAGCTGGCATTGCAGCACCTGACCTGCCGCGGCCTCTCCTACCAGGCGCCGGGCATCGAGCGCACGACGCAGCCCGTTGCGCTGGCGGATGCTGCGGCCGCCGCCGCCCCGGCTGAGGCTCCGGCCGCGCCGCCCGCACCGGCTGCCACGCCTGAAGGACAGCCTGCGGCTGCCCCAACTACGCCGGCTCCCGAAGCTGCGCCGGCACCGGCTGCCGAGGCCGAGCCCACCACCGTCCAGCCTGCCGGCTCGATGATGACGCAGGGTATGGCGGAAGCGAGCGGTGAGGGAGCCACACCCTCTACCTTCTCGGAGGAAGAGACGGCAGAGGGGACCCAGCCCCCACAAGAAGGCATCGTGCAGGCCGGCCGTGATCAGAGCGCTTCCTTCACCGCGCTCTCGGCTGCCGATCAGGCCACCGGCACGCCGGAGCAGCCGGTCGCGAACCTGCCGCAGGCCGCGCAGAGCGCCCAGCGCACGACGCCGAGCTGCACCAACGGCAAGCTCTTCATGCCGACGGCCGACGGCCGGCTGATCGCGCTCAACCCGGATGACGGTTCGGTCTGCGCCGATTTCGGCGGTGGCGACGGGCAGATCGACCTCTGGGCCAACATGCCCTACGTCAACGTGGGCTCCTACTACTCGACCTCGCCCGTGGTGGTAACGGCAAATCTCGTGATCGTCGGCGGTACGGTTCTCGACAATGTATCGACGACGGAGCCTTCGGGCGTTATCCGAGCCTTCGACGTCGACACCGGCGCGCTTGTATGGAACTGGGATTCGGGTAACCCGGACGATACGGCGCCGCTTGCTCCGGGGCAGACCTACACGCCGAACTCGCCCAACTCCTGGTCGATCTCTTCCGCGGACGAGGACCTCGGTCTTGTCTATGTGCCTCTCGGCAACCAGCCGCCGGACCAGTGGGGCGGCAATCGCTCGGAGAATGTGGAGCGTTTCTCCTCTTCGGTCGTGGCTCTGAACCTTGCCGACGGCACGGTCAACTGGAACTTCCAGACCGTTCATCATGACCTCTGGGACTACGACGTCCCTTCGCAGCCGACGCTGGTGGACCTTACGATTGGGGGCGAAAGTGTTCCAGCGCTGGTCCAGCCGACCAAGCAGGGCGAAATCTACGTCCTCGACCGTCGTACCGGGGAGCCGATCCTCCCGGTCACGGAAACACCAGCGCCGCAGGGCGCCGCACGCGGCGACTTTACCGCGCCGACGCAGCCGGTTTCGGCGCTCTCCTTCGACCCGCCCGCCCTTCGCGAGAAGGACATGTGGGGCGCGACGCTGATCGATCAGCTCGCCTGCCGCATCGCCTTCCATTCCTACTATTATGAGGGTCGCTTCACGCCGCCTTCCGAGATGGGCTCTCTCATCTATCCGGGCAATTTCGGCGTCTTCAACTGGGGCTCGGTGGCCGTCGATCCGGTGCGTCAGATCGCCTTCACGACGCCGGCGTATCTTGCCTTCACGTCGAAGCTCATCCCGCGCGACAACGAGACCGACCTCGTCGTCAACGACCAGCCGCCGCAGGGCGCGCTGCCGGCCCTGAACGAGAATTTCGGTGCGCCCTACGCTGCGGAGATGGGTCCCTTCACGTCCGTCCTGGGCCTGCCTTGCCAGTCGCCGCCCTGGGGCTATGTCGCGGCGGCCGACCTGACGACGGGCGAGATCGTGTGGATGCACAAGAACGGCACGGTGCGCGATGCCTCGCCTCTGCCTCTGCCCTTCCGAATGGGGGTGCCGAGCCTTGGCGGGCCGCTGATGACCGAGAGCGGCGTCGCCTTCCTCTCGGGCACGATCGACTACTACGTGCGCGCCTACGACGTGACGACCGGGGAGGAGATCTGGCGCGATCGCCTGCCGGCCGGCGGACAGGCGACGCCAATGAGCTACACCGGTGCTGACGGCCGCCAGTACGTGGTGGTGGTGGCCGGCGGCCATGGCTCGCTCGGCACCAAGCGTGGCGATTCGGTCATCGCCTACGCCCTGCCACAGTAA
- the urtC gene encoding urea ABC transporter permease subunit UrtC, with the protein MITTRLLGNWGGRAFVAILVLAAIFMPLSNAFLSPGDALYVPTTWVVLLGRWLAFALLALALDLVWGYCGILSLGHGAFFALGGYAIGMHMMREIGPRGVYGNPNLPDFMVFLNWSELPWYWWGFGNFWFAALMTMLVPGALAFVFGWFAFRSRVTGVYLSIITQAMTFALMLAFFRNEMGFGGNNGLTDFRDVLGFDLRARETRVALFSITALALATGYLVARAVVTSKLGLVLVAIRDAESRARFLGYRVERFKLFVFTLSAMMAGVAGALYVPQTGIINPGEFAPANSIEAVIWVAVGGRGTLWGAAVGAVLVNAAKSWLTGFAPGLWLFALGGLFVAVTLFLPRGLVGTVEHGWSALTERRRTARDEKGAGEDLASKPAE; encoded by the coding sequence ATGATCACGACCCGTCTTCTCGGCAACTGGGGCGGCCGCGCCTTCGTCGCGATCCTGGTTCTGGCAGCGATCTTCATGCCGCTGTCGAACGCATTCCTCTCGCCCGGCGACGCCCTCTACGTGCCCACGACCTGGGTCGTGCTTCTAGGCCGGTGGCTCGCCTTCGCGCTGCTGGCGCTCGCGCTCGATCTCGTCTGGGGATATTGCGGCATCCTCTCGCTCGGCCACGGGGCGTTCTTCGCGCTCGGCGGCTACGCCATCGGCATGCACATGATGCGCGAGATCGGGCCGCGCGGCGTCTACGGCAATCCGAACCTGCCGGACTTCATGGTCTTCCTGAACTGGTCGGAACTGCCCTGGTACTGGTGGGGCTTCGGGAACTTTTGGTTCGCCGCGCTGATGACCATGCTGGTGCCCGGCGCGCTCGCCTTCGTCTTCGGCTGGTTCGCGTTCCGCTCGCGCGTGACCGGCGTGTACCTGTCGATCATCACGCAGGCGATGACCTTCGCGCTGATGCTCGCCTTCTTCCGCAACGAGATGGGCTTCGGCGGCAACAACGGCCTGACCGACTTCCGCGATGTCCTCGGCTTCGACCTCAGGGCCCGCGAGACGCGCGTCGCGCTCTTCTCGATCACCGCGCTGGCGCTGGCGACCGGCTATCTCGTCGCCCGCGCGGTCGTCACGTCCAAGCTCGGCCTCGTCCTCGTCGCGATCCGAGACGCCGAGAGCCGCGCACGCTTCCTCGGCTACAGGGTCGAGCGCTTCAAGCTCTTCGTCTTCACGCTGTCGGCCATGATGGCGGGGGTCGCGGGCGCGCTCTACGTGCCGCAGACCGGTATCATCAACCCCGGCGAGTTCGCCCCCGCCAATTCCATCGAGGCGGTGATCTGGGTCGCCGTTGGGGGGCGCGGCACGCTCTGGGGTGCGGCCGTCGGCGCCGTCCTCGTCAACGCCGCGAAATCCTGGCTCACCGGCTTTGCGCCCGGCCTCTGGCTCTTCGCGCTCGGCGGCCTCTTCGTCGCCGTCACGCTGTTCCTGCCGCGCGGCCTCGTCGGCACCGTCGAGCATGGCTGGTCGGCCCTCACCGAACGGCGCAGGACCGCGCGGGACGAGAAGGGTGCGGGCGAAGACCTCGCATCGAAGCCGGCGGAGTGA
- the urtB gene encoding urea ABC transporter permease subunit UrtB, with protein sequence MIAFLRGMVLLLMLAGPAAAQSDLRPLIDALGAGSGFDATERAVQALAATGDPAAAPVLRALADGDLVTRTSDGRVFVGERDGRTYALTDALTGEDAGEAARGDVDAIRVNNRLRRAVTAAMGSLTLQSPSIRQRMNAAQAIFSARDAEAIEALDAAIEAETVLSVANLMRQARAAAVLNSDRPEAEKVEAARIVAARGDRDALVLLAPYAEGEGELAEAASAGVSAIQSRLTLIDWAQNVFYGLSLGSVLLLAAIGLAVTFGVMGVINMAHGEMVMIGAYTTFVVQGLMRAHAPGLFDYSLLFALPAAFLVAGAIGVAIERGIIRWLYGRPLETLLATWGVSLILQQATRSWFGASNREVSSPSWMSGTIDVLGAQLTLNRLVIIFFSLAVLLGLMAVMRWTSFGLQMRAATQNRRMAAAMGIRTPWVDAMTFGLGSGIAGLAGVALSQIDNVSPNLGQSYIIDSFLVVVFGGVGSLWGTLTAAMSLGVVNKFLEPYAGAVLAKILVLVLVILFIQKRPRGLFAQKGRAVEA encoded by the coding sequence ATGATCGCTTTCCTTAGAGGCATGGTCCTCCTCCTGATGCTGGCCGGGCCTGCCGCCGCGCAGAGCGACCTGCGCCCGCTCATCGACGCGCTCGGCGCGGGCAGCGGCTTCGACGCGACGGAGCGCGCCGTGCAGGCACTCGCGGCGACGGGCGACCCGGCCGCCGCGCCCGTCCTGCGCGCGCTTGCCGACGGCGATCTCGTCACGCGCACATCCGACGGCCGCGTCTTCGTCGGCGAACGCGACGGGCGGACCTACGCGCTGACCGACGCCCTCACCGGCGAGGACGCGGGCGAAGCTGCGCGCGGCGACGTCGACGCCATCCGCGTCAACAACCGCCTGCGCCGCGCCGTCACCGCCGCGATGGGCTCGCTCACCCTCCAGAGCCCGAGCATCCGCCAGCGCATGAACGCGGCACAGGCCATCTTCTCGGCCCGTGATGCCGAGGCCATCGAGGCGCTGGACGCCGCGATCGAAGCCGAGACCGTGCTCTCCGTGGCCAATCTGATGCGGCAGGCCCGAGCCGCCGCTGTACTGAACTCCGACCGTCCAGAGGCGGAAAAGGTCGAAGCGGCACGGATCGTGGCCGCGCGCGGCGACCGCGATGCGCTGGTCCTGCTCGCCCCCTATGCCGAGGGCGAAGGCGAACTCGCCGAGGCGGCGAGCGCCGGCGTCAGCGCCATCCAGAGCCGCCTCACCCTGATCGACTGGGCGCAGAACGTCTTCTACGGCCTGTCGCTCGGCTCGGTGTTGCTTCTGGCTGCCATCGGCCTCGCCGTGACCTTCGGCGTCATGGGCGTCATCAACATGGCGCATGGCGAGATGGTGATGATCGGCGCCTACACGACCTTCGTCGTGCAGGGGCTCATGCGCGCCCACGCCCCCGGTCTCTTCGACTACTCGCTGCTCTTCGCCCTGCCCGCCGCCTTCCTCGTCGCCGGCGCCATCGGCGTCGCCATCGAGCGCGGCATCATCCGCTGGCTCTACGGCCGCCCGTTGGAGACGCTGCTCGCCACCTGGGGCGTCTCGCTGATCCTGCAGCAGGCGACGCGCTCCTGGTTCGGCGCCTCCAACCGCGAGGTTTCCTCGCCGTCCTGGATGTCCGGCACGATCGACGTCCTCGGCGCGCAACTCACGCTCAACCGCCTCGTCATCATCTTCTTCTCGCTCGCCGTCCTCCTCGGCCTGATGGCCGTGATGCGCTGGACGTCCTTCGGGCTGCAGATGCGCGCTGCGACGCAGAACCGCCGAATGGCCGCGGCGATGGGCATCCGCACACCGTGGGTGGACGCCATGACCTTCGGCCTCGGTTCGGGCATCGCGGGCCTTGCCGGCGTCGCGCTCTCACAGATCGACAACGTCTCGCCCAATCTCGGCCAGAGCTACATCATCGACAGTTTCCTCGTGGTCGTCTTCGGCGGCGTCGGCTCGCTCTGGGGCACGCTGACGGCCGCGATGAGCCTTGGCGTCGTCAACAAGTTCCTCGAGCCCTATGCGGGTGCGGTGCTGGCGAAGATCCTCGTCCTCGTCCTTGTTATCCTGTTCATCCAGAAGCGGCCACGCGGCCTGTTCGCGCAGAAGGGACGCGCGGTGGAGGCATGA